The following proteins are encoded in a genomic region of Paenibacillus sp. FSL H3-0469:
- a CDS encoding alpha-glucosidase: MKRTFWKEAVVYQIYPRSFQDSNGDGIGDLQGIVSRLDYLQKLGVTVVWLSPVYKSPNDDNGYDISDYEDIMDEFGTLRDWEELLAGLHERGMKLMMDLVINHSSDEHAWFAESRSSKDNPYRDYYIWRPGGPDGALPNNWSSIFSGPAWERDEATGEYYLHLFSRKQPDLNWENPRLREALYKMIAFWLDKGVDGLRMDVINLISKVDGLPSVQHEDLAPGELAGGGEYYMNGPRVHEYLQEMNREVLSKYDVMTVGETPGATVEDAILYTDEDRHELQMVFQFEHMDVDSGPGGKWNVVPWTLKGLRDILHKWQVGLADKGWNSLYLNNHDQPRMVSRFGDDGKYRVQSAKMLATLLHTLKGTPYIYQGEEIGMTNVKFPTLDDYKDIEILNMYREKVTEGGADHDTILQAIHTKGRDNARTPMQWDASSNAGFTDGTPWLKVNPRYTEINVEQALADQDSVFYYYQQLIKLRKQHLIMVYGDYDLLLPEHEYIYAYTRTLEGEKWLILLNFSDAPQTIGLTEELNAVNETIIGNYPEEPAAMDRSTLRPYEARVCRIG, translated from the coding sequence ATGAAAAGAACCTTTTGGAAAGAAGCCGTAGTCTACCAGATCTACCCGCGCAGCTTCCAGGACAGCAACGGAGACGGCATCGGTGATCTGCAAGGTATCGTCTCCCGGCTGGATTATCTGCAAAAGCTGGGCGTTACCGTCGTCTGGCTGTCGCCGGTCTACAAATCGCCGAACGATGACAATGGTTACGATATTAGCGATTACGAGGATATTATGGATGAGTTCGGCACGCTGCGGGACTGGGAGGAGCTGCTGGCCGGACTGCATGAACGCGGCATGAAGCTGATGATGGATCTTGTCATCAACCATTCCTCGGACGAGCACGCCTGGTTCGCGGAATCCCGCTCTTCGAAGGATAATCCCTACCGGGATTATTACATCTGGCGTCCCGGCGGACCGGACGGCGCGTTGCCGAACAACTGGAGCTCCATCTTCAGCGGACCCGCCTGGGAGCGGGATGAGGCGACCGGCGAATATTATCTCCACCTGTTCTCGCGCAAGCAGCCGGATCTGAACTGGGAGAATCCGCGGCTGCGTGAGGCGCTTTACAAAATGATTGCCTTCTGGCTCGACAAGGGTGTCGACGGGCTGCGGATGGATGTCATTAACCTGATCTCCAAGGTGGACGGCCTGCCTTCGGTGCAGCATGAGGATCTGGCCCCGGGCGAGCTGGCGGGCGGCGGAGAGTACTACATGAACGGCCCCCGGGTCCATGAATATTTGCAGGAGATGAACCGTGAGGTACTGTCCAAATATGACGTAATGACCGTAGGAGAGACGCCGGGAGCCACTGTCGAGGACGCCATTCTCTACACGGACGAAGACCGCCATGAGCTGCAGATGGTTTTCCAGTTTGAGCATATGGACGTGGACTCCGGCCCGGGCGGGAAGTGGAATGTGGTGCCGTGGACGCTGAAGGGGCTGCGGGATATTTTGCATAAATGGCAGGTGGGGCTTGCAGACAAGGGCTGGAACAGCCTCTATCTCAACAACCACGATCAGCCGCGGATGGTCTCCCGGTTCGGAGACGACGGCAAATACCGCGTGCAATCGGCCAAAATGCTGGCTACCCTGCTGCACACGCTCAAAGGTACGCCTTACATCTATCAGGGCGAGGAAATTGGCATGACTAATGTAAAGTTCCCCACGCTTGATGACTATAAGGATATCGAGATTCTCAATATGTACCGGGAAAAGGTGACCGAAGGCGGCGCAGACCACGACACCATTCTTCAGGCGATTCATACCAAAGGCCGCGACAATGCCCGCACGCCGATGCAGTGGGACGCCTCCAGCAATGCCGGATTCACCGATGGAACCCCGTGGCTGAAGGTCAATCCGCGCTATACGGAGATCAATGTGGAGCAGGCGCTGGCTGATCAGGACTCCGTCTTTTACTATTATCAGCAGTTGATTAAGCTGCGTAAGCAGCATCTGATTATGGTCTATGGCGATTATGATCTGCTGCTGCCGGAGCATGAATATATCTATGCCTATACCCGCACCCTGGAAGGTGAAAAGTGGCTGATCCTGCTTAACTTCAGTGATGCCCCGCAGACTATAGGGCTTACAGAGGAGCTGAATGCCGTCAACGAAACGATCATCGGAAATTATCCAGAGGAGCCAGCAGCCATGGACCGCAGTACCCTTCGCCCATACGAGGCCAGAGTCTGCCGGATCGGTTAG
- a CDS encoding IS4 family transposase — MNKYTPFLAVFKQVLTSEEVQKVSGQTKDYEDTGTKMTVGVLFDYFVQACYHQWDGFRQSARVGSNYGLPKVHYSTLSGKAGEVPYDIFKRLFQMLVQKCNRQTRRHLNLPKDLLLIDSTTVTAANSRMSWAPYKKFRGGIKLHVAFSQGQHSPVKVVESIARRNDAPFGEVLADKDYLLVQDRAYGKIGRLDQYVQQGQSFVIRLKDNLHLVMPRKLRRPAEGDTQIVRDITCYIGQGKHQSAQRHRVVEFENDRGEVVRVVTDLRKESAQVIAEIYKARWEIEVFFRWVKQHLNVPCLFGTTENAVYSQLFVALTAYVLLKYIFDEIHPKVPVFARLTLWEFMQYWRIFNLPLEWQIQLSLLRRKDHIGVFEIP, encoded by the coding sequence ATGAATAAATATACCCCATTCTTGGCCGTGTTCAAACAAGTATTAACTTCGGAAGAAGTCCAAAAGGTAAGCGGGCAAACCAAGGACTACGAGGATACGGGAACCAAAATGACCGTCGGTGTGTTGTTCGACTACTTTGTCCAAGCCTGCTACCACCAATGGGATGGCTTTCGTCAAAGTGCTCGGGTGGGCTCGAACTACGGTTTGCCCAAGGTTCATTACTCCACCCTTTCGGGCAAAGCCGGTGAAGTGCCTTACGATATCTTCAAGCGTTTGTTTCAAATGCTCGTCCAGAAATGTAACCGGCAAACCCGGCGGCACCTGAATCTGCCTAAAGATCTGCTGCTGATTGACTCTACGACGGTTACGGCAGCCAACTCCCGCATGTCTTGGGCTCCGTATAAAAAATTTAGAGGTGGCATTAAACTGCACGTTGCTTTTTCGCAGGGACAGCATTCACCCGTGAAGGTGGTCGAATCGATTGCCCGGCGTAATGACGCTCCATTTGGAGAAGTCTTGGCCGATAAGGACTACCTTTTAGTTCAGGATCGGGCGTATGGCAAAATCGGTCGATTGGATCAATATGTGCAGCAAGGTCAGTCCTTTGTGATTCGTCTGAAAGACAACCTCCATTTGGTGATGCCGCGAAAGCTTCGGCGACCGGCGGAGGGAGACACCCAAATCGTACGCGATATCACCTGTTATATTGGTCAAGGGAAACACCAATCCGCCCAGCGCCACCGCGTCGTTGAATTTGAAAATGACCGGGGTGAAGTCGTACGTGTCGTGACCGATTTGAGAAAAGAGTCCGCTCAGGTGATTGCTGAAATTTACAAAGCACGATGGGAGATTGAAGTCTTTTTCCGCTGGGTGAAACAGCATTTGAATGTCCCATGTCTATTTGGAACCACCGAAAATGCAGTATATAGCCAATTGTTTGTGGCCCTTACCGCGTATGTGCTTCTGAAATACATTTTTGATGAAATTCATCCGAAGGTACCGGTCTTTGCTAGGCTGACTCTTTGGGAATTTATGCAGTATTGGCGTATATTTAATCTTCCGCTGGAGTGGCAGATTCAGTTGAGTCTGCTCAGGCGTAAAGATCATATAGGTGTTTTTGAAATCCCATAA
- a CDS encoding methyltransferase domain-containing protein, whose translation MQEQMSRTNKAAWETKAYQAWTHYHGSPGELAVQLQQDPAHTLRYWLKYTGDPSGLKVLNLLGSHGRKAICFALLGAEVTVVDISEENRLYALEVAESAGVRLNYLCADVMNIPEEEALGTFDVVLMEFGILHYFADLNEVFALVRRRLKANGRLLLTDFHPFARAWLTTKTLQHPTGNYFDDTLRESEIAFAKLLPEGERSGLGQVVVRSWTLGDILTSVASQGLSIRAFEEIKSAEHSGFPEFYTLVADATEVQLSPLYPDRTT comes from the coding sequence ATGCAAGAGCAGATGTCACGTACGAATAAGGCGGCTTGGGAGACAAAAGCGTATCAGGCTTGGACACACTATCATGGTTCGCCTGGGGAGCTTGCAGTGCAGCTGCAGCAGGACCCCGCACATACGCTGCGGTATTGGCTCAAGTACACAGGCGATCCTTCAGGCTTGAAGGTGCTAAATCTGCTCGGTTCTCACGGCAGGAAGGCGATTTGCTTCGCCTTGCTGGGGGCAGAGGTCACCGTCGTGGATATCTCGGAAGAGAACCGCTTATATGCCCTGGAAGTAGCGGAGTCGGCAGGGGTGAGGCTGAACTACCTTTGTGCAGACGTCATGAATATTCCCGAAGAAGAAGCCTTGGGAACGTTCGATGTGGTGCTGATGGAGTTTGGAATTTTGCATTATTTCGCAGATTTGAATGAGGTGTTTGCCTTGGTCCGCAGGCGGCTGAAGGCAAATGGACGGCTCCTGCTGACCGATTTCCATCCGTTCGCCAGGGCATGGCTGACCACTAAGACGCTTCAGCATCCCACCGGCAATTATTTTGACGATACGCTTAGAGAAAGTGAAATTGCATTCGCCAAGCTGCTTCCTGAAGGGGAGCGTTCCGGCTTAGGGCAAGTGGTGGTGCGGAGCTGGACGTTGGGGGATATCCTGACCTCTGTCGCTTCGCAAGGGTTATCTATCCGTGCCTTTGAAGAAATCAAGAGTGCCGAGCATTCGGGATTCCCCGAATTCTACACGCTGGTTGCCGATGCTACTGAGGTGCAGTTGAGCCCGTTATATCCCGATAGGACAACATAG
- a CDS encoding DegV family protein yields the protein MSIVRIFSDSTSDLPQGWKDTYDIGIVPLYVVFEDGTFKDGVEITPEEVYRRVAAKGALPKTAAPSPGDFITAFQPVIDSGHDIVYISLSSALSSTYQNALLAAGEFPEGRVHVVDSETLCGGIALLVMKAARAAAKGESAANIAAMITEARNRVESEFVVDTLDYLYMGGRCSGMQNFIGSLLKIRPVLRLVDGAIVPVARIRGKKEKAVEQMLHHALANAADMDKELLIIAHTLAEEDAKMLETALRAQTGVEEIAVIHAGCVIGSHCGPATVGLMYMR from the coding sequence ATGTCTATCGTAAGAATCTTTTCAGACAGCACTTCCGATTTGCCGCAAGGCTGGAAGGACACGTATGATATCGGCATTGTTCCGTTATATGTCGTCTTTGAGGACGGCACATTCAAGGATGGGGTAGAGATTACCCCTGAGGAAGTATACCGCCGGGTGGCCGCAAAAGGTGCTCTGCCCAAGACAGCCGCCCCTTCCCCTGGTGACTTCATCACTGCTTTTCAGCCGGTGATCGACAGCGGCCATGATATCGTATACATCAGCCTGTCGTCTGCTCTATCCTCTACATATCAGAATGCACTGCTGGCAGCGGGTGAATTCCCGGAGGGCCGGGTGCATGTCGTAGATTCTGAGACCTTATGCGGCGGAATCGCGCTGCTGGTCATGAAGGCTGCCCGTGCCGCAGCCAAAGGCGAGAGCGCTGCCAACATCGCAGCGATGATTACCGAAGCCCGTAACCGGGTGGAATCGGAATTCGTGGTCGATACGCTGGACTACTTATACATGGGCGGACGCTGCTCGGGCATGCAGAACTTCATCGGCAGCCTGCTGAAGATCCGTCCGGTTCTCCGGCTGGTGGACGGGGCCATCGTCCCCGTTGCCCGCATCCGCGGTAAGAAGGAAAAAGCGGTAGAGCAGATGCTCCATCATGCGCTGGCGAATGCCGCCGATATGGACAAGGAGCTGCTCATTATTGCCCATACGCTGGCAGAAGAGGATGCCAAGATGCTGGAGACCGCGCTGCGCGCGCAGACCGGTGTCGAGGAAATTGCTGTCATTCATGCCGGGTGTGTAATCGGGAGTCACTGCGGACCTGCTACGGTAGGTCTGATGTATATGCGCTAG
- a CDS encoding ABC transporter permease → MLKLIRLELRKSKFTFLKGVLIANLAILGFMILIAFTGIDEGDFATYGDLFQGVSVFVKAIYIIFASVLISKLVIDEYKNNTITVLFMYPVPRKMLMAAKLIIVFLFTFFTIWLSNIVISGILAGVGYFLPDLIQGTLTMDLVITYSMQAGMDALYAAGIGLIPLYFGMRRKSVPATIVSAVLIVMLISSGFGNGSFRMGDLLGISVSLALAGVAVAYFSIRNIEHQDVS, encoded by the coding sequence ATGCTTAAGTTAATCCGTCTGGAGCTGCGCAAGAGTAAATTTACTTTTCTTAAAGGTGTGCTGATTGCAAATTTGGCCATTCTGGGCTTCATGATTCTTATTGCTTTTACGGGTATTGATGAAGGAGACTTCGCGACGTATGGCGATTTATTTCAAGGGGTATCTGTTTTTGTAAAAGCAATCTATATCATCTTCGCCTCTGTACTGATCAGCAAGCTGGTCATCGACGAGTATAAGAATAATACAATCACAGTGCTGTTCATGTATCCGGTACCGCGTAAAATGCTCATGGCGGCCAAGCTGATTATTGTCTTTCTGTTCACCTTCTTTACTATTTGGCTGTCTAATATAGTGATCAGCGGTATTCTTGCAGGTGTTGGTTATTTCCTGCCTGACCTCATTCAGGGAACGCTTACAATGGATCTGGTTATCACCTACTCTATGCAAGCCGGAATGGATGCGCTCTACGCAGCCGGTATCGGACTGATTCCGCTATACTTCGGGATGCGCCGCAAATCGGTGCCGGCTACGATTGTCTCCGCCGTCCTGATCGTGATGCTGATCTCCTCCGGCTTCGGGAACGGAAGCTTCCGCATGGGTGATCTGCTTGGGATCTCGGTTAGCCTGGCCCTGGCCGGGGTGGCTGTTGCCTACTTCTCGATCCGCAATATAGAGCATCAGGATGTAAGCTGA
- a CDS encoding ABC transporter ATP-binding protein, with amino-acid sequence MTTILRTWDLTKVYEDKEIVSSVNMEIKQGEIYGFLGPNGAGKTTVMKMITNLVKPTAGEIEFAGEKMTHRSYDMLKRMGSIIEYPVFYDKLSARENLALHGEYMGFYDANAIEEALELVKLRAVDSKPVKNFSLGMKQRLGIARAVMTKPELLILDEPINGLDPLGIKELREVFRMLSRDYGMTLLISSHILGEIEQIADTIGVIREGVLVEQVAMDTIRSQQTQYIELVTSECTKAVFVLEGKLGLRNYKVLDPRTIRVYEDIPQLELSRALSAAEVELESMSKKHHSLEDHFVELMGGNNHA; translated from the coding sequence ATGACAACGATACTCCGGACATGGGATCTGACCAAGGTCTATGAGGATAAGGAAATTGTGAGCAGTGTGAACATGGAGATTAAGCAGGGTGAAATTTACGGATTCCTGGGACCGAACGGCGCGGGCAAAACAACGGTGATGAAAATGATCACGAATCTGGTGAAGCCGACGGCGGGCGAGATTGAATTTGCCGGGGAGAAGATGACCCACCGCTCTTACGACATGCTGAAACGCATGGGCAGTATTATTGAATACCCGGTGTTCTACGACAAGCTGAGTGCCCGCGAGAATCTGGCGCTGCATGGAGAGTATATGGGCTTTTATGATGCCAACGCGATAGAGGAAGCGCTCGAATTAGTGAAGCTGAGAGCGGTGGACAGCAAACCGGTGAAGAATTTCTCCCTCGGGATGAAGCAGCGGCTGGGCATTGCCAGAGCGGTCATGACCAAGCCGGAGCTGCTGATCCTCGATGAACCGATTAACGGGCTGGACCCGCTTGGAATCAAGGAACTTCGCGAGGTGTTCCGTATGCTAAGCCGTGATTATGGCATGACGCTGCTGATCTCCAGCCACATTCTGGGCGAAATCGAACAGATTGCCGACACAATCGGCGTAATCCGTGAAGGGGTACTGGTGGAACAGGTGGCAATGGATACGATACGGAGCCAGCAAACCCAGTATATCGAGCTGGTGACTAGTGAGTGTACCAAGGCCGTCTTCGTCCTGGAGGGGAAGCTGGGCCTCCGCAATTACAAGGTGCTTGACCCGCGGACCATTCGTGTATACGAAGATATCCCGCAGCTGGAGCTGAGCCGGGCCCTGTCCGCAGCAGAGGTGGAGCTGGAGAGTATGAGCAAGAAGCATCATTCGCTGGAGGATCATTTTGTGGAACTGATGGGGGGCAACAACCATGCTTAA
- a CDS encoding AraC family transcriptional regulator, with amino-acid sequence MEWLIRMKNALDYMELKMTETLRIEEVAEVAFVSPFHFQRMFSMLTGFTVADYIRKRRLTLAAQELAVSKIRVLDVALKYGYDSPESFAKAFRKAHGITPSAARKSGVQLKAFPRISFHLSLKGDQDMDYKIVDKPAFTVIGKSIEVTTRDGENFRRIPQFWDECNEDGTSDKLIELSASREWLGICTNMDMKKEQLTYWIGVEGTPQTDAQGYETTVIPAASWAVFRSEGALPHAIQGVWQRIYQEWFPGTGYEHTGGPEIELYPPGDTNSEDYVCEVWIPVMKK; translated from the coding sequence TTGGAATGGCTGATCCGAATGAAGAATGCACTGGATTATATGGAGCTGAAAATGACTGAAACGCTGCGCATTGAGGAAGTGGCTGAGGTGGCCTTTGTCTCACCGTTCCACTTCCAGCGCATGTTCAGTATGCTGACCGGCTTCACTGTGGCGGACTATATCCGCAAGCGCAGATTGACACTGGCCGCCCAGGAGCTGGCCGTATCCAAGATCCGTGTGCTGGATGTGGCGCTGAAATACGGATATGATTCGCCGGAGTCCTTCGCCAAGGCGTTCCGTAAAGCCCATGGGATTACCCCTTCGGCTGCGCGTAAGTCAGGCGTCCAGCTCAAAGCCTTTCCCCGTATCTCATTCCACCTATCATTGAAGGGAGATCAGGACATGGACTACAAAATCGTGGATAAACCAGCTTTTACCGTCATCGGCAAATCAATAGAGGTAACTACCCGGGACGGGGAGAATTTCCGCAGAATCCCGCAGTTCTGGGACGAATGCAATGAGGACGGCACTTCCGACAAGCTGATTGAGCTTAGCGCCTCCCGCGAATGGCTTGGCATCTGCACGAATATGGATATGAAAAAGGAACAGCTTACCTATTGGATCGGTGTCGAAGGTACTCCTCAGACAGATGCTCAAGGTTATGAGACCACTGTCATTCCGGCTGCCAGCTGGGCCGTATTCCGGTCCGAAGGTGCCTTGCCGCATGCGATTCAAGGGGTTTGGCAGCGTATCTATCAGGAATGGTTCCCGGGAACCGGCTACGAGCATACCGGCGGACCTGAGATCGAGCTATACCCGCCCGGCGATACGAATTCAGAGGATTATGTCTGTGAAGTATGGATTCCGGTAATGAAGAAATAA
- a CDS encoding sensor histidine kinase, translated as MIILLLVMLVLLLVVITLQFLNSRQHARQLDYIHHKLESIIEGGSHERLLLMSSSPQVQQLLTDLNRLLDVNHQGAAQRSKLEQSMRGMLANVSHDLKTPLTVVLGYIETLLHDEAISKEEQERMLRTIHTKAGEVIALMNRFFDLAKLESGDRDIPLSRVELGEVCRRNILAFYDLLSESGTDVQIEIPEEPLHIMGNDEALDRILTNLLSNAITYGNAGGVLGLKLYPDAGRVCIEVWDRGKGIAEGHEDKVFERLYTLEDSRNRDYQGSGLGLTITKRLTEQMNGTISLSSQPNVRTAFTLSFPRQSF; from the coding sequence GTGATCATTCTGTTGCTGGTTATGCTTGTACTGTTGCTTGTGGTCATTACACTGCAGTTCCTGAATTCACGGCAGCATGCCCGCCAGTTGGACTACATTCATCATAAGCTGGAGAGCATCATAGAAGGCGGATCGCATGAGCGGCTGCTCTTGATGAGCAGCAGTCCGCAGGTTCAGCAGCTGCTGACCGATCTGAACCGTCTGCTGGATGTTAACCATCAGGGAGCGGCGCAGCGAAGCAAGCTGGAGCAATCCATGCGCGGAATGCTGGCGAATGTGTCGCATGATCTGAAGACGCCGCTGACGGTAGTGCTGGGCTATATTGAGACCCTGCTGCATGATGAGGCGATATCCAAGGAAGAGCAGGAACGTATGCTGCGGACGATTCATACCAAGGCCGGGGAGGTCATTGCGCTGATGAACCGGTTCTTCGATCTGGCCAAGCTGGAGTCGGGGGACCGGGATATCCCGCTCTCGCGGGTGGAGCTGGGCGAGGTCTGCCGCCGGAATATTCTGGCCTTCTATGATCTGCTTAGCGAGAGCGGCACGGATGTGCAGATCGAGATCCCGGAAGAGCCGCTACATATCATGGGCAATGATGAGGCACTGGACCGGATTCTGACGAACCTGCTCTCCAATGCGATTACCTACGGTAATGCAGGGGGAGTGCTGGGGCTGAAGCTGTACCCGGACGCCGGACGGGTCTGCATAGAAGTGTGGGACCGGGGCAAGGGTATCGCCGAAGGCCACGAGGATAAGGTGTTCGAGCGGCTGTACACCCTGGAAGATTCGCGCAACCGCGACTATCAGGGCAGCGGCCTGGGGCTGACGATTACGAAGCGGCTGACCGAGCAGATGAACGGCACTATTTCCCTGAGCAGCCAGCCGAATGTGCGTACGGCATTTACGCTCTCTTTTCCCAGACAGTCCTTCTGA
- a CDS encoding ATP-binding protein — protein sequence MLKDWASILDNALSGESTYRALFDHHPDFIIVLDRQGRYRDSNRMLSAEEAGILNECRMHPPGEVYFASALAGITSSFGLELEAAEGHEWTGRGAGGARNADGTGGTESVVSAGAGGAGSASAGNAGSAGAGSTGMGGAGHAVVTVRYVPLHTDEGIAGVFAILHDPANRPLSSLLHSWVSMSSSLAAGADRTVQGGDGDSAYADEMAATKDDDELPQAEFIFEMAEDKRLSLILNSVSAGIFGLDNLGRTIFINREGAQMLGYEPSELTGLPMMEMIHSLHGGAPRHSLLECPIVLTLQDGVTRSLADEVFWRKDGTSFFVNYRIAPLLDRGMICGVVISFSDITNEREVLRAKESAERAAQAKSDFLAMMSHEIRTPMNGMIGMADLLLETELEEEQRSYAEILRSSSYSLLQILNDILDFSKMEAGKMPLQSERFDLREMMEGIIDLFTPKAEEKKLSLRWWADTSVPDIVTTDPSRLRQIIVNLVGNALKFTDRGSVTLSVKNIPLPASTEYLLEFSVRDTGVGIADSKLNLLFQSFSQLHPSINRKYGGTGLGLAICKQLVELMGGTIFVESEEDRGSIFRFMLPFMKEEPEPEYTPEA from the coding sequence ATGCTTAAAGACTGGGCTTCTATTCTGGACAACGCGCTGTCAGGCGAAAGTACGTATAGAGCGTTGTTCGATCATCATCCGGACTTCATCATTGTGCTGGACAGGCAGGGGCGGTACAGGGACAGCAACCGGATGTTAAGTGCCGAGGAGGCAGGCATACTGAACGAATGCCGGATGCATCCGCCCGGTGAGGTATATTTCGCATCTGCCCTGGCCGGGATTACATCAAGCTTCGGGCTGGAATTGGAAGCTGCGGAAGGACACGAATGGACGGGCAGAGGGGCCGGCGGTGCGCGGAATGCCGACGGTACCGGAGGTACGGAAAGTGTAGTAAGTGCTGGTGCTGGGGGTGCGGGAAGTGCTAGTGCTGGAAATGCGGGAAGTGCTGGTGCTGGAAGTACTGGTATGGGAGGTGCCGGGCATGCAGTTGTTACGGTACGCTATGTGCCGCTTCACACAGACGAAGGCATTGCCGGTGTATTCGCTATCCTCCATGATCCCGCGAACCGGCCCCTTTCCAGTCTGCTGCATAGCTGGGTGAGCATGAGCAGCAGCCTTGCGGCAGGCGCTGACCGGACTGTGCAGGGAGGAGACGGGGATTCTGCGTATGCGGATGAAATGGCTGCCACGAAGGATGACGATGAGCTGCCGCAGGCTGAATTCATCTTCGAGATGGCTGAGGACAAACGGCTTAGCCTAATTCTGAACTCTGTCTCTGCCGGAATCTTCGGCCTGGACAACCTCGGCAGGACCATCTTCATTAACCGTGAAGGGGCACAGATGCTGGGCTACGAGCCGTCAGAGCTGACCGGGCTGCCCATGATGGAGATGATCCATTCTCTGCATGGAGGTGCGCCCCGCCATTCCCTGCTGGAGTGCCCCATTGTGCTTACCCTGCAAGACGGAGTTACCCGCAGCCTGGCGGATGAAGTCTTCTGGCGCAAGGATGGAACCAGCTTCTTCGTGAATTACCGGATCGCTCCGCTGCTGGACCGGGGGATGATCTGCGGTGTGGTTATTTCCTTCAGCGATATTACGAACGAACGGGAGGTTCTTCGCGCCAAGGAATCAGCAGAGCGGGCTGCACAGGCCAAGTCGGATTTCCTGGCGATGATGAGTCATGAGATCCGCACGCCGATGAACGGAATGATCGGCATGGCCGACCTGCTGCTGGAAACCGAGCTTGAGGAGGAACAGCGCAGCTATGCCGAGATTCTGCGCAGCAGCAGCTACAGTCTGCTGCAGATCCTCAATGACATCCTCGATTTCAGCAAAATGGAGGCCGGCAAGATGCCGCTGCAATCCGAACGCTTCGATCTGCGGGAGATGATGGAGGGCATCATTGATCTGTTCACTCCGAAGGCGGAGGAGAAGAAGCTCTCCCTGCGCTGGTGGGCAGATACCAGTGTGCCGGACATCGTCACGACCGATCCGAGCCGGCTGCGCCAGATTATCGTCAATCTGGTCGGCAACGCGCTGAAATTCACTGATCGCGGCAGTGTTACCTTGTCAGTCAAGAACATCCCGCTGCCTGCCTCAACGGAATATCTGCTGGAGTTCTCGGTCCGCGATACCGGCGTAGGGATTGCCGACAGCAAGCTGAATCTGCTCTTCCAGTCCTTCTCCCAGCTGCATCCGTCCATTAACCGCAAATACGGCGGGACCGGACTGGGACTTGCCATCTGCAAGCAGCTCGTGGAGCTGATGGGCGGAACGATCTTCGTGGAGAGCGAGGAGGACCGGGGATCGATCTTCCGGTTCATGCTGCCTTTTATGAAGGAAGAGCCGGAGCCCGAATACACTCCTGAGGCTTAG
- a CDS encoding response regulator transcription factor — MQQRVLLIEDDEAISEMVHSYLTKEGYEVEIAYDGDVAVSKFMGGHAYDLVLLDLMLPKRSGTDVLQIIRSGSFVPVLIMSAKDSDVDKALGLGFGADDYITKPFSMIELAARVKAAIRRAGYAAAGSQATAGSGGQDGGDTQPEKAKGIELRGLSVDLDNFSVRKNGQELKLTAKEFHILKLFVSSPGRVFTKAQIYSQVWEEDYYGDENVINVHMRRLREKIEDDPSHPEYIKTLWGIGYKLGDVLL; from the coding sequence ATGCAACAGAGAGTGCTGCTGATCGAGGATGATGAAGCGATCAGCGAAATGGTCCATTCTTATCTGACCAAAGAGGGCTATGAGGTGGAGATCGCATATGACGGGGACGTGGCGGTGAGCAAGTTCATGGGCGGCCATGCTTACGATCTGGTGCTGCTGGATCTGATGCTGCCGAAGCGCAGCGGCACGGATGTGCTGCAGATTATCCGCAGCGGCAGCTTTGTGCCGGTGTTGATTATGTCGGCTAAGGACAGCGATGTGGACAAGGCGCTGGGGCTGGGCTTCGGCGCGGATGATTATATTACGAAGCCGTTCTCAATGATTGAGCTGGCGGCCCGGGTGAAGGCGGCGATCCGCCGGGCGGGGTATGCTGCGGCGGGCAGCCAGGCTACTGCCGGGAGTGGGGGGCAGGATGGCGGAGACACACAGCCGGAGAAAGCGAAGGGTATCGAACTGCGCGGACTGAGCGTGGATCTGGATAATTTCTCCGTGCGGAAGAACGGGCAAGAGCTGAAGCTGACCGCCAAGGAGTTCCACATCCTGAAGCTGTTCGTAAGCAGTCCGGGCCGGGTATTCACCAAGGCGCAGATCTACAGCCAAGTCTGGGAAGAGGATTATTATGGCGATGAGAACGTAATTAATGTACATATGCGCAGATTGCGCGAGAAAATCGAGGATGATCCCTCTCATCCAGAGTATATCAAGACGCTGTGGGGGATCGGCTACAAGCTGGGGGATGTGCTGCTGTGA